The following DNA comes from Rosa rugosa chromosome 5, drRosRugo1.1, whole genome shotgun sequence.
CCGCCCACGGTTCCAGACATTGCAGTGGAAGCAGCCGCAGTTTTCCGAGTTATGCATGAAAGAATTAAATGTAAAAGCTCCATTGGATTTATGTGTTAGCCTGCTGGTGCCGCAAGTTGATCAGCGCAGAGTTGTTTTCTTTTCGTGTGAGAAGTTTATATCACACTATGATTATGTTTAACAAAAGAGTCTCTCGTGTTAACAAATTAGTCTCTCTTAGCTTCCTATTGGTTGGATTACCCACTTTATCCTCATTGCCTACCAACGAAGAGATCCATTACCCTGCATTTTGAATAGTGATACGCCCTGTGTTGGAGCTCAGCCAGAAAAACTCATCATCCCATCCTGTAAACCCCATGAATCAATCTCCCAAATCTCAGCATTTGTTGGCAGATTAAGATACTGGGATTGCCAATATGAGGCTATCAAAGAGGAtgacttcatgagaagcattgCCAAATGCTTTTGGGATCTTTTGTGCGCTTCATACAAGTACACAATGTTGGCCGAACACTCCAAAATAATTCAGGAGTATAGAAAGTTGTAATTTGATACTGTAAACTAGTTTACAACTACAGATGTGAGATGCCTAAACAAATTAAATGGGTTGGACTCAATGGTATTGTTTCCTACATAAATCATTTCTAGATTGATTTGTAATGCAGAGAAGCAATAAACAAACAGGCCCAACAATCATTTCTAGGTAAAGCAACAATAGTCTACATTATCATTTCATGATTTCATCCTAAGGAAAGTGAATGAGCATTTGGGAAAGCAACAATGAGAAAGAAAAACAGTCTAGGTAAAAGCAGTTGACAATAAGTTGCCATGAGCGAACTAggcaaaaacaaaatataacaaAATAAACCCACCAGAAACAAGATGGATCAAATGTAATAAACACTCATCAACTACCAATTTCATTTATGCATATATAATGATGTTCTATATTCATGGAAGGAGATAACACTATCAACAAATTCACCACCAAGTCTAACGTTGGAACGAAACAGAATATGAGCCAGTGTTTGGATCTTTTACAGCTTTGAAGTTGTCAACGCTCATTCCAAACCGGCCCAACAACGAGTTGCCCATATCTTTCAACTTCCCTGTTCACATTGAAAAATTACATGGCTCGTTAATTTGCAGATTACATTGTATAATTTGCCTGCAAATTATACCGCCCAGGCATAGCAAATTCATACATAGTATTGAACATCACTAGAAAGAACAAAATCTATAAATAACAATCATGAATCCAATAAAGCATCTAACATATTTTTTCAGTTTCTTTCCagtttatatatgtatatattcatTCTTCTAAATAAAGGCACATAATCAATTCAATATTATCCAGTTAGCATCATTCACAAGAATAGTCCTAATGCTCACTTTAGAaatcatgaagaaagtttccaTCTAAATGAAAGTACTTCCATAAAAAGCTATTGTGCCAAGCAAGAGCATAGGTGAATAAAGTATGGTCAGTAGACTGAAATTTTTAGGAATTTCCTTTTTCCTCTATTAGCCTTGCATTGTTcaccaaatcaaacaaaatatttaCTTCAGTCATTTGCAAGTAATTGAATTTTGCAAACCTGCACAGTTACCCCTACAATACAATCTAGTTCCCCTGCCGATGTGGAAAGCTAGCAAAGTGGTCTATGATGATTTGGATCGggttttattctttttctttctttgcttctatcctttatttattttttttttttttttttgggtatagaCAGAATTTGGGAATAATTTGATCCAGTGGCCACCAGCAAACAAACATAACACTACAAATCCTGCAAAGTGAATATAAATGCCCAGGAAATCATTAATCGACTTACCAATCATCTCctctttcatcttttctctctttGCTTCAGCAAGTGGCTCCAAGCGCCGAATGGCCTTCCTGGCTTGGTCATTTGAAGGATCAAGTTCTAAGATTTTTTTCATATctgcaaaatgaaaagaaaatgaagcaaTACATTTTAGAATAAAACCACAAACCCATACACATGAAGAGACAAAGAAGTTACAGCTGAACAAAAAGAGTCAATAATGGTGCTACATTGTCCCAAGATATATAAcaataaaatgtttaaaatGCCATAAATACCAGCAATAGCCTCTTCGAAATGTTCTAGTTTTTCATGAGCTTCTGCTCTTCTAATCAGCGCTTTCATATATGAAGGATTTAGTTCCAGTGCTTTTGTGCATTCCTTAACCGCGTCTTCGTATTTTCCCTGTAGCATGAAGATTCAAAGAGTAATGATTATGCACTAGTATGAATTCAATGGAATGCATGATGCTGCAGAGAGCAATGCAGAAGTTATAATGAGAAAGAATAAGAAGCCTTTCCAAAAAATTAATAGGATGAAACAAAATGTGGAAAAAGCTTATTATTGGTCGAAAGTTGCAGCAGCTCTACTGATCAGAAATCTCAACAAGAATTATCACCGTTTACAACCTTCAAATCAGTATTTGTTGCCCCTTTCAATGAAAATTAACTCTAAAAATTAGACATCATTAATAAAGACAATTTTATTTAGCTCTTTTAGCATTTTGAATGTCATTCCTATCTGCAGTCTACAGAtaatactgttttttttttttttttgggtttcctTTGGATAGAGGGAGAGATGCGAAAAGCAAAGTCAAGGGTGCTTTATAAGTAAGACTTTGTGCCAAAGAAAATCATATTCCAAGTGATGAAAATTAAGTGTTGTTCAAGGTTTTGTGCCTTGATATCTTCTCTCTATTCCCGTTCCTATTATTCTCCATTATAATCCCTTAGTTTCCAAAAGCTCTACCATTTAAATCCCACaataatcaatcataagcagaAGGGGCCTAGAAACCAGAAGAATATTAGGCAGTGAAGCACAAATCCTAAAAGAAGAGCATCTGAAGCATGGATTCGTTACAGGTGACACTGTCTAATAATCAAGTGCAACCAACAAGAATTTTCTCttcataagataaaaaaaacaaatgcacCCGCTTAATCAGGAAGGAAGCGGAGGTGGGGGATCCATCTAATTGGTGAGAATGCACTAGACAGGTATATAATGTGTCAATATCTTCAGCTATGATACCTCAACTTTCATATCCAAATAGAGTGAGACAGTATAGAAACatattaagaaaaataaaaagttacaATCAGATTACATACCAGCTTCGAAAAGCATATGGCACGGTTCGAATGACATATGGAACGCAATTCCACGGATGAAGGCATGTCCGGCGCAAGCTGTAAAGCAAGTTCATACTGCGACAATGCCTCTTCATATTGTCCATTCCCAAACAGTCCATTGCCTTCCAATTTTACCTCATTTGCTTGCTCAAGCGATTTCTGTTCCAGATGCAAATCCAACTGATCAATAACATGTATCTGAACAGAATCATTAGCAATCTTtaactactaaaaaaaaaaaaaaaaaaaaacctttcgaTCACATATGAAAAACTGCATACAACTGAGAAAGACCTAAATCGAGTATAAGTAATTCACCAAGATTTCATTTCTAATTTCAGAAATAGAGAAACATGAAGCAACAATTTCGTTTCAGCTAAGAAGCGCAATCGGATCATCAATCACATGTACCATAACAAGCACAGTTTTACATACAAAATCAGCAAAGAGATGGAGAGCATTGAAAACCTGTTTGAATGCAAGGTCATCCGTCTCTTCAAGTTGGACGTGGCGTTGAGTTTCATCGTCGCTCTCGTTGGGTCCCAACTCGCCGTCGCTGGCAGTTTCGAAGCCATCGGAGGCGTCTTTGTTGGCGGAGGACGACGAGGGTTTTGGGGTCTTCACATTGtgctcttcttctccttcttctatAAGCATCGTTAGGGTTTGAACAAACAATTCCGCGAATACAAACAAGTCGAGGGATTTGGGCCGCCCGATTGCTCTTCTCTCCAACCTTTATATATCTAAGATTCTACCTCTCCGTGTTTCTGGAAACCTCTCTCTCGAACCTGGGgcatttttatttctttgtttttttatattcttttgggaaaaatttcttttattaataaattttttgtAGGCAAATATTATAAATTGTTCACGTGGTTTAGTGTCATGGTTACTCTTACCTCTATGGTTTTAAAATGTTTAAATTCTAGTTCTGTTGTTTGTGAAACTAATTAATCTGGTCTAATTGTTAACTTTTGTTCAGCTCCGTCAACAAAAGATGCATGTGCACGTCACATGATGGGTAAATATAGGACTATCACTCGGTCGGTttgaatcggttataggtat
Coding sequences within:
- the LOC133710539 gene encoding uncharacterized protein LOC133710539 produces the protein MLIEEGEEEHNVKTPKPSSSSANKDASDGFETASDGELGPNESDDETQRHVQLEETDDLAFKQKSLEQANEVKLEGNGLFGNGQYEEALSQYELALQLAPDMPSSVELRSICHSNRAICFSKLGKYEDAVKECTKALELNPSYMKALIRRAEAHEKLEHFEEAIADMKKILELDPSNDQARKAIRRLEPLAEAKREKMKEEMIGKLKDMGNSLLGRFGMSVDNFKAVKDPNTGSYSVSFQR